From the genome of Polyangiaceae bacterium, one region includes:
- the recR gene encoding recombination protein RecR: protein MPERLTRVVQTFARLPGVGEKTAQRFALYLATSDESIARELGRELSALRDHVRPCERCGNIAEAAEPDTMARCAVCQDERRDRTLLCVVARVQDLLAIERSGAMRGKYFVLGRLLSPLDGISAEDLPLEALRKIVLDPEGPVTEVLVATPPSVDGEATALFIARELTPLGVKVTRIASGVPHGGDLEFADQVTLGRAIEGRKSFG, encoded by the coding sequence GTGCCCGAACGGCTCACTCGCGTCGTGCAGACATTTGCTCGTCTACCTGGCGTGGGAGAGAAGACCGCTCAGCGGTTTGCCCTGTACTTGGCGACGTCGGACGAGAGCATCGCGCGGGAGCTGGGCCGTGAGCTTTCGGCGCTGCGCGATCACGTGCGGCCGTGCGAACGCTGCGGGAACATCGCGGAAGCGGCCGAGCCGGACACGATGGCTCGATGTGCAGTTTGCCAAGACGAACGACGTGATCGCACGCTATTGTGCGTGGTGGCTCGAGTGCAAGATCTGCTCGCGATAGAACGAAGCGGTGCGATGCGCGGAAAATACTTCGTGCTGGGGCGTCTTTTGTCGCCGCTCGATGGTATTTCCGCCGAAGATCTGCCGCTCGAGGCGCTACGAAAAATCGTGCTGGATCCGGAAGGTCCCGTGACGGAGGTGCTGGTTGCGACGCCGCCCTCGGTCGATGGTGAAGCGACGGCGCTGTTCATTGCGCGGGAATTGACGCCGCTCGGTGTAAAAGTGACGCGCATCGCGAGCGGTGTGCCTCATGGCGGTGATCTCGAATTTGCCGATCAAGTGACGCTTGGTCGGGCCATCGAGGGGCGCAAGAGTTTTGGTTGA
- a CDS encoding redoxin domain-containing protein produces MISVGQPAPAFDAPATTGEPISLAKLRGKIVVLYFFPKAFTSG; encoded by the coding sequence ATGATCAGCGTTGGGCAACCCGCTCCTGCATTCGATGCGCCTGCGACGACCGGCGAGCCAATCAGCCTCGCCAAACTGCGCGGCAAGATCGTCGTCCTCTACTTTTTCCCCAAAGCATTCACGTCGGGGTGA
- a CDS encoding (2Fe-2S) ferredoxin domain-containing protein: protein MPQRKRYLFVCVNRRPDGTPKGSCAARGSVEVHAALKAELQARGLARTEVRACTSSCLDVCWAGPTIAVEPDGYFYGRVTLADVPRIAEALAKGERVDELVLSANEFDEATAGRPLPMQTKAPSEGGSS from the coding sequence GTGCCTCAACGCAAACGTTACCTATTCGTCTGTGTCAACCGCCGGCCCGACGGCACGCCGAAGGGCTCATGTGCTGCCCGAGGTTCCGTTGAGGTTCACGCGGCGTTGAAGGCAGAGCTGCAAGCGCGCGGCCTTGCTCGTACCGAAGTGCGCGCATGCACGTCGAGCTGCCTCGACGTTTGCTGGGCCGGCCCGACCATCGCCGTCGAACCGGACGGTTACTTCTACGGTCGCGTCACCTTGGCGGACGTTCCACGCATCGCCGAAGCCCTCGCGAAAGGCGAACGTGTCGACGAGCTTGTTTTGAGTGCCAACGAATTCGATGAAGCCACGGCCGGTCGTCCGCTTCCGATGCAGACAAAAGCGCCATCCGAAGGGGGTTCGTCATGA
- a CDS encoding sigma-54-dependent Fis family transcriptional regulator: MTDELSGSSTQVPSDPAPGAVADAPTVLVVDDEPSNLASIEKIFQRDGLRVLTASSARAALDMLRTHRVEVVLTDLMMPGTSGIELLRAIKQLSPDTEVVLMTAYGTVETAVQAMREGAYDFVEKPLKRMTIIKSVRKAAERRSLVAENRSLKKELSLLTKREIIGSSPALRRVLDVASQAAPSSATVLVLGESGTGKELIARYIHDHSARKFAPFVAVNCSAIPETILEAELFGHERGAFTGAFARRDGRFAKASGGTLFLDEIGELTPSVQVKLLRVLQEGEYEPIGGDTVRADVRIVAATNKDLRAEIAAGRFREDLFYRLNVIAITVPPLRARREDIPLLVDHFLGVYCAKNNRERLNCPREVVARLSDYSFPGNVRELENIVERAAVLCRGDKLSLDDLPEPIRETSQAAPGPITFSVGTPLDEVERRLIRETLQYAKGDKSVAAQLLGISTRTIYRKLGEIET; the protein is encoded by the coding sequence ATGACTGACGAATTGTCCGGCTCTTCGACGCAGGTGCCTTCGGATCCGGCGCCTGGTGCGGTTGCCGATGCGCCGACGGTGCTCGTGGTGGATGACGAGCCGTCGAACTTGGCTTCGATCGAAAAGATTTTTCAGCGTGATGGGTTGCGTGTGCTCACGGCATCGAGTGCTCGTGCGGCGCTCGATATGCTCCGCACGCACCGGGTCGAGGTCGTTTTGACGGACCTGATGATGCCTGGCACGAGTGGCATTGAATTGCTCCGGGCCATCAAGCAGTTATCGCCGGACACCGAAGTCGTATTGATGACCGCGTATGGCACGGTGGAGACGGCGGTGCAGGCCATGCGCGAGGGCGCGTATGATTTCGTGGAAAAACCATTGAAGCGCATGACGATCATCAAGAGCGTGCGCAAGGCGGCCGAACGTCGTTCGCTCGTGGCGGAAAACCGTTCGCTCAAAAAAGAATTATCCTTGCTGACGAAGCGCGAAATCATTGGTTCGAGTCCTGCGCTTCGTCGTGTGCTCGATGTAGCCAGTCAAGCGGCTCCTTCGTCGGCGACGGTATTGGTGTTGGGCGAAAGTGGCACGGGCAAGGAGCTCATTGCGCGATACATTCACGATCACAGCGCGCGCAAGTTTGCGCCATTCGTCGCCGTCAATTGTTCCGCCATTCCCGAAACCATCCTGGAAGCCGAGCTTTTCGGTCACGAACGGGGAGCATTCACGGGTGCATTTGCTCGTCGCGACGGACGATTTGCAAAAGCTTCCGGGGGAACGTTATTTCTCGATGAAATTGGCGAGCTTACGCCGTCCGTTCAAGTAAAACTGCTTCGCGTTCTTCAGGAGGGGGAATACGAACCGATTGGGGGCGATACCGTTCGAGCTGACGTGCGAATCGTAGCGGCCACCAACAAGGACCTTCGGGCTGAAATTGCGGCGGGTCGATTCCGCGAGGATCTTTTTTACCGTTTGAACGTCATTGCGATCACCGTGCCTCCGCTCCGGGCGCGTCGCGAAGATATTCCTTTGCTCGTCGATCATTTTTTGGGCGTTTATTGCGCCAAAAACAATCGCGAGCGGCTGAATTGCCCTCGTGAAGTCGTCGCGCGCCTTTCGGATTACTCATTTCCTGGAAATGTTCGCGAGCTCGAGAATATTGTCGAGCGTGCAGCGGTTTTATGCCGTGGTGACAAGCTTTCCCTCGACGACCTACCCGAGCCCATTCGTGAGACGAGTCAAGCGGCACCTGGGCCCATTACGTTTTCCGTTGGTACGCCCCTCGATGAAGTGGAGCGTCGCCTCATTCGCGAAACCCTGCAATATGCCAAAGGTGACAAGTCCGTTGCCGCGCAACTCCTCGGCATTTCAACGCGCACGATTTATCGGAAATTGGGAGAAATCGAAACATGA
- a CDS encoding peroxiredoxin family protein: MEAARFRDAYKEIVALGGEVIGVSTDKHGTQCDFAKSLNVEFPMIGDSDKRIAKAYGVLWPIIGLDRRVTFVIDDKGIVRGVFNYELLPHKHVDDAIALMRDLASKRKAS, encoded by the coding sequence ATCGAGGCGGCGCGGTTTCGCGACGCATACAAAGAAATCGTCGCTCTCGGCGGCGAAGTCATCGGCGTGTCCACCGACAAACACGGCACGCAATGCGACTTCGCCAAGTCCCTGAACGTCGAATTTCCCATGATCGGTGACTCGGACAAACGCATCGCCAAGGCCTACGGCGTCCTCTGGCCCATCATCGGCCTCGACCGGCGCGTCACGTTCGTCATCGACGACAAGGGCATCGTGCGCGGCGTCTTCAATTACGAACTGCTCCCGCACAAACACGTCGACGATGCGATCGCCCTCATGCGCGACCTTGCATCCAAACGAAAAGCCAGTTGA
- a CDS encoding general secretion pathway protein GspC translates to MGLDAILKRYFPVVICVLVAAAAYFQASGMGQLVAGNVLLDPSAMPPPPPAPKSGGANAPSGPERSSNAAPILARNPFDSVTGPLDGTSQSVALPSAEDEPVDTSNPYNDPICDVATCLLITQSDDPDWSFAAIAGSDGKSQLRRRGDDVGGHTVHWIGWDRVWLIQGNSRCQLQVHGEKKVAAAAPAPAAPSKTRKAGRGAAKIPADMAAKIHKVSETQFDIERSLVDQVLENQGELMKSARIVPEKEGDKIVGIRLFGLRPDSLLGTLGLENGDRLQSINGFEMSDPQKALEAYARLRSADKLSVTVNRRGKPMTIDFNIK, encoded by the coding sequence ATGGGACTCGACGCGATCCTCAAGCGATACTTTCCCGTCGTCATCTGCGTTCTCGTTGCAGCGGCGGCATATTTTCAGGCGTCTGGCATGGGCCAACTCGTCGCAGGCAACGTTTTGCTCGATCCCTCCGCGATGCCGCCTCCGCCGCCTGCGCCAAAGAGTGGTGGAGCGAACGCTCCGTCCGGTCCCGAGCGATCCAGCAATGCGGCGCCCATATTGGCGCGTAATCCATTCGATTCCGTCACGGGTCCGCTCGATGGCACCAGCCAATCCGTCGCATTACCGAGCGCCGAAGACGAGCCAGTCGATACCAGCAATCCGTACAATGACCCCATTTGCGACGTTGCAACATGTTTGCTCATTACTCAATCGGACGATCCCGATTGGTCATTTGCGGCGATTGCGGGATCCGATGGAAAGTCGCAGCTTCGTCGTCGAGGCGACGACGTGGGTGGACACACCGTGCATTGGATTGGTTGGGATCGCGTGTGGCTCATTCAAGGCAACTCGCGATGTCAGTTGCAGGTGCATGGCGAGAAAAAGGTGGCGGCTGCGGCTCCGGCTCCTGCTGCTCCGTCGAAGACCCGCAAAGCCGGTCGTGGTGCCGCCAAGATCCCGGCCGACATGGCGGCGAAAATTCATAAAGTCAGCGAAACACAATTCGACATCGAACGATCACTGGTCGATCAAGTTTTGGAAAATCAGGGCGAGCTCATGAAGTCGGCCCGTATCGTGCCCGAAAAAGAGGGTGACAAAATCGTGGGTATCCGTCTCTTCGGATTACGTCCCGATTCGCTTCTCGGTACGCTCGGACTCGAAAATGGCGATCGATTGCAAAGTATCAATGGTTTTGAGATGAGCGATCCGCAAAAAGCGCTCGAGGCATACGCTCGACTGCGAAGTGCGGACAAACTTTCGGTCACGGTCAATCGTCGCGGCAAGCCGATGACCATCGATTTCAACATCAAATGA
- the gspE gene encoding type II secretion system ATPase GspE, translated as MSSVAHAEYVGEILVRHGVVDAARIAPLFDTVRERGQTITELLVSSNITDESKIARALATEMGMDFTPRIDVDTIPFDVATRLPITYAKQHKILPLSEDDSHVYAVVADPLDTTAVDDVRSIFNKPVEVSVATTEHVLNAINRVWEKREAGQSNLQGDKHEEEDNLIDIIDSDDDAPIIAWVNSLFALAVRERASDIHIEPEERDVVVRYRIDGELYVARRASKQFMAPIIARVKIMASLDIAEKRLPQDGRITLKIAGKSVDIRVSTVPTSRGFERIVMRLLHKTSILLGLDDLGFAPREYGIMDGLIQRPDGIILVTGPTGSGKTTTLYACLNRINDPSRNILTAEDPVEYEIGGIHQVHVHPSIGLTFASALRAFLRQDPDVIMVGEIRDKETAEIAIHASLTGHLVLSTLHTNDSASAVTRLVEMEIEPFLVRSSVIGILAQRLVRMLCQQCKVPYQPTAYELKQLGLDDERLAWKARRPVSPRYTVHQLDYEYVGQKMGQSPVFYKAGGCDACMQKGFIGRRGIYELLVIDDAVGPLILRNADALTVKRVALSQGMDTMRDDGARKVLMGMTTVEEVLAATQEDIIVDE; from the coding sequence ATGAGCTCGGTTGCGCATGCGGAATACGTGGGTGAAATTCTCGTTCGGCACGGCGTCGTCGATGCAGCGCGAATTGCGCCGCTCTTCGATACCGTTCGCGAACGGGGGCAAACCATTACGGAATTGTTGGTTTCGTCGAACATCACCGACGAAAGCAAAATCGCGCGTGCTCTCGCCACCGAGATGGGGATGGACTTCACGCCACGAATCGACGTGGATACGATTCCTTTCGACGTCGCGACGCGGCTCCCCATTACCTACGCCAAGCAACACAAAATTCTCCCCCTCTCCGAAGATGATTCGCACGTCTACGCCGTGGTAGCCGACCCCCTCGATACCACGGCGGTCGACGACGTTCGGTCCATTTTCAACAAACCCGTCGAAGTTTCGGTCGCTACCACCGAACACGTGCTCAATGCCATCAATCGCGTATGGGAGAAACGCGAGGCAGGGCAATCCAATTTGCAGGGGGACAAACACGAGGAAGAAGACAACCTCATCGACATCATCGATAGCGATGACGATGCTCCCATCATTGCATGGGTCAACAGTCTATTCGCCCTTGCCGTTCGCGAACGCGCCAGCGACATTCACATCGAACCTGAAGAGCGGGACGTCGTCGTTAGGTATCGCATTGACGGCGAGCTTTACGTGGCGCGACGAGCGTCCAAACAATTCATGGCCCCGATCATTGCGCGCGTCAAGATCATGGCCAGCCTCGACATTGCGGAAAAACGTTTGCCCCAAGACGGCCGCATTACGCTGAAAATTGCCGGCAAGAGCGTCGACATTCGTGTGTCCACGGTGCCCACGAGCCGCGGGTTCGAACGTATCGTCATGCGTCTTTTGCACAAGACGAGCATTCTTCTCGGCCTCGACGATCTCGGGTTTGCCCCGCGCGAATACGGCATCATGGATGGCCTCATCCAAAGGCCCGACGGAATCATTCTCGTCACGGGTCCCACGGGTAGCGGTAAAACCACGACGCTGTATGCGTGTTTGAATCGTATCAACGACCCGTCCCGCAACATACTCACGGCCGAGGATCCCGTCGAATACGAAATTGGCGGCATTCATCAGGTGCACGTGCATCCCTCGATTGGTCTCACGTTCGCCAGTGCTTTGCGCGCATTTCTTCGCCAAGATCCGGACGTCATCATGGTCGGCGAAATCCGCGACAAGGAGACCGCCGAAATTGCCATTCACGCGTCGCTCACCGGCCACTTGGTGCTCTCCACGCTGCACACGAACGATTCGGCGTCGGCCGTCACGCGTCTCGTCGAAATGGAGATCGAACCATTCCTCGTGCGATCCAGCGTCATTGGCATTCTAGCGCAGCGTCTCGTGCGTATGCTTTGCCAGCAATGCAAGGTGCCTTATCAGCCGACCGCGTACGAATTGAAGCAGCTTGGTCTCGATGATGAGCGTCTGGCATGGAAGGCGCGACGCCCGGTATCGCCGCGGTATACGGTACACCAGTTGGATTATGAATATGTTGGGCAGAAAATGGGCCAGTCGCCTGTTTTCTACAAAGCGGGTGGTTGCGACGCGTGTATGCAGAAAGGCTTCATCGGAAGGCGCGGGATTTACGAATTGCTCGTCATCGACGACGCCGTCGGCCCGCTCATTTTGAGAAATGCCGATGCGCTCACGGTCAAACGGGTCGCATTGTCGCAGGGCATGGATACGATGCGTGACGATGGCGCTCGTAAAGTTCTCATGGGGATGACCACGGTCGAGGAAGTCCTCGCGGCCACCCAAGAGGACATCATCGTGGACGAATAG
- the bioA gene encoding adenosylmethionine--8-amino-7-oxononanoate transaminase has product MKNATTRADIVRADKTYVWHPYTSMDRYVAEVDPLVIHRAEGSRLYDVDGTNYIDGNSSWWVATLGHNHPRLVRALSAQAELLCHTSLAGVTHENAALLAEELVRVAPRGLEKVFYSDNGSTAIEAALKLALKFWHNEGQFERKRFVAFDGAFHGETVGASSLCGVDVFRRPFAGVLLDCIFVPPPQHADASDDASYARAFDALERLVHEGKNSIAAVVLEPLVQGAAGMRMYDAAYLKHAREVCDRYDVLLVIDEVFTGYGRTGGMWACDAAGISPDMMCLAKGFTGGVLPMSATMTNARVFDAFLGAPERAFHHGHSYCGNPLGAAVAREVLRVFQDERIIERAAPKAARIAAAFDAMRSISGVVRSRSLGMIGALDVSSDASYLGGIGWRVYAEARKRGAYLRPLGDVVYVAPPVNITDEDLETLLRIVSESLDAAMNT; this is encoded by the coding sequence ATGAAAAACGCAACGACTCGAGCCGACATCGTGCGTGCGGACAAGACGTACGTTTGGCACCCGTACACGTCGATGGATCGTTACGTGGCGGAGGTGGATCCGCTGGTGATTCATCGAGCAGAAGGTTCACGCCTGTACGATGTGGACGGGACAAACTACATCGACGGCAACTCGAGCTGGTGGGTCGCGACGCTTGGACACAACCATCCGCGTCTGGTTCGAGCGCTGTCCGCGCAAGCGGAGCTTTTGTGTCACACGTCGCTTGCAGGAGTGACGCACGAGAACGCCGCGCTGCTAGCGGAAGAGCTGGTGCGCGTCGCGCCGCGAGGGCTCGAAAAGGTTTTCTACAGCGACAACGGGTCGACGGCGATCGAGGCTGCACTGAAGCTGGCGCTGAAGTTTTGGCACAACGAAGGACAGTTCGAACGCAAACGATTCGTTGCGTTCGATGGAGCGTTTCACGGCGAAACGGTAGGAGCGTCGAGCTTGTGCGGAGTCGACGTTTTTCGGCGGCCGTTTGCCGGTGTGTTGCTCGACTGCATCTTCGTCCCACCGCCGCAGCACGCGGATGCTTCGGACGATGCAAGCTATGCGCGCGCTTTCGATGCGCTGGAACGGTTGGTGCACGAAGGGAAAAACTCCATCGCTGCGGTGGTGCTGGAGCCGCTGGTGCAAGGTGCCGCGGGGATGCGGATGTACGACGCGGCGTATCTGAAGCACGCGCGTGAGGTGTGCGATCGATACGACGTGCTGCTCGTGATCGACGAAGTGTTCACGGGTTACGGACGTACGGGTGGGATGTGGGCATGTGACGCGGCGGGGATCTCGCCGGACATGATGTGCCTCGCGAAAGGCTTCACCGGAGGCGTATTGCCCATGTCCGCAACGATGACGAACGCACGCGTGTTCGACGCCTTCTTGGGAGCACCGGAGCGCGCGTTTCATCACGGGCATTCGTACTGCGGCAATCCCCTTGGGGCAGCCGTTGCGCGCGAGGTGCTGCGTGTTTTTCAAGACGAACGCATCATCGAACGTGCCGCACCGAAGGCAGCTCGCATCGCGGCAGCGTTCGATGCGATGCGCAGCATCTCGGGTGTCGTGCGAAGTCGATCGCTCGGCATGATCGGAGCGCTCGATGTGTCGTCCGACGCGAGTTATCTAGGCGGTATCGGTTGGCGCGTGTATGCGGAGGCGCGCAAGCGTGGGGCTTACCTGCGGCCGCTGGGAGACGTGGTGTACGTGGCTCCTCCCGTGAACATCACAGACGAGGATCTGGAAACGCTCCTGCGGATCGTTTCGGAGAGCCTCGATGCTGCGATGAACACCTGA
- a CDS encoding YbaB/EbfC family nucleoid-associated protein: MQFRGGMNELVRQAARMQRKIDQVKAGIKDHEVTATAGSDKVSVTVTCEGKIRKITIDPEFLASEGLEMSLDLAVAAANSALEQADKLVEAEISKVTGGLKIPGIQT; this comes from the coding sequence ATGCAATTTCGCGGTGGAATGAACGAGCTGGTCCGCCAAGCGGCCCGGATGCAGCGAAAAATCGACCAAGTGAAGGCCGGCATCAAGGACCACGAGGTCACGGCGACTGCCGGCTCGGACAAGGTCTCGGTCACGGTCACTTGTGAAGGCAAGATCCGAAAGATCACGATCGATCCGGAGTTTCTTGCTTCCGAGGGGCTCGAGATGTCGCTCGACTTGGCAGTGGCTGCGGCAAACTCGGCGCTCGAGCAGGCGGACAAACTTGTCGAAGCCGAAATCTCGAAAGTGACGGGGGGCCTGAAGATTCCGGGCATTCAAACGTAG
- a CDS encoding RidA family protein: MLKTIVSTDRAPAAIGPYSQAVRVGDLVFCSGQIAIDPKTGEFVSGGIEAQTERVLANLEAVLSAAGATWQDVVRTTIYLVDLGDFAVVNRIYGEAVGSVPPARATVQVAALPKGAAVEIDAIAHVGASK, from the coding sequence ATGCTGAAAACCATCGTGTCGACTGATCGCGCTCCGGCGGCCATTGGTCCCTATTCGCAAGCCGTTCGCGTGGGGGATTTGGTTTTCTGCAGCGGTCAGATCGCGATCGATCCGAAGACGGGCGAGTTTGTCTCGGGAGGGATCGAAGCGCAGACCGAGCGCGTTCTTGCAAACTTGGAGGCGGTGCTCTCTGCCGCCGGCGCGACGTGGCAAGACGTCGTGCGAACAACGATTTACCTGGTCGACCTCGGCGATTTTGCGGTCGTCAATCGGATCTATGGCGAAGCCGTAGGGTCGGTGCCGCCCGCAAGAGCGACGGTTCAAGTGGCGGCGTTGCCGAAGGGCGCCGCTGTCGAAATCGATGCCATTGCCCACGTTGGAGCCTCGAAATGA
- the dnaX gene encoding DNA polymerase III subunit gamma/tau — MSYVVLARKYRPQSFEDLVGQGHVSTTLANAIARNRVAHAFLFTGVRGVGKTTSARILAKSLNCEKGPTATPCQTCSACVEITAGSDVDVQEIDGASYTGVDDVRRLQESLPYRPQRDRFKIFVVDEVHMLSNNAWNAFLKTLEEPPPHVKFIFATTEVHKIPVTILSRCQRYDFKLISAQAVAARLKFVLEQEKVAFEDAALSIIAREAAGSMRDGMSLLDQVLAWVGIDGDKLTAEGVARVLGVADRSVLHGLAAALVDGDAHACLRTIHDLAQQGYDLPHVARDFLAHLRDLVVAKVSKDPAGILDLADSEATDVLALAKRADADDLTRLHQGFSRSFDDIIRSGQPRAAFEMVLVRLARRPPLLPVDELLQRITALEASLLKGGGGGAAPAGPGGAMPHRNSGGAAPPPMRRASADPAPAATFAPPASAAVPPSAPVATFTAPSFATSSAPQPAPQRPRTNPPPPKATSLPSNVSANVGTNAPAPTNGKTAGNTDLGLFRAVLDIVRDKRPALASVLEHAVLLHIGPDRLTLGFEGDTFLSKQAQEPLAQEILRSALATHFGGRPDVTFESVAPMSGLATIAQLDSAERKSRLESARRAIANHPLVTAAIELLGAELRDVRLAQDDAADIGMSR, encoded by the coding sequence ATGAGCTACGTCGTCCTCGCGCGTAAATACAGGCCGCAATCGTTCGAGGATCTCGTTGGTCAGGGTCATGTCTCCACCACTCTGGCCAACGCGATTGCCAGAAACCGCGTCGCGCACGCCTTTTTGTTCACGGGTGTTCGTGGCGTAGGCAAGACGACCAGCGCCCGCATCCTCGCCAAGTCGCTCAACTGCGAAAAAGGCCCCACCGCGACGCCTTGTCAAACGTGCTCTGCTTGCGTCGAGATCACCGCGGGTAGCGACGTGGACGTCCAAGAGATCGACGGCGCCAGCTACACCGGCGTCGACGACGTCCGAAGGCTCCAAGAAAGCCTTCCGTATCGGCCACAACGCGACCGGTTCAAAATCTTCGTCGTCGACGAAGTTCACATGCTCTCGAACAACGCATGGAACGCGTTTCTCAAGACCCTCGAGGAACCGCCGCCCCATGTGAAGTTCATCTTCGCCACGACGGAAGTCCACAAAATCCCCGTCACCATCCTCAGCCGCTGCCAACGTTACGACTTCAAACTAATCAGCGCGCAAGCCGTCGCCGCACGTCTCAAGTTCGTCTTGGAACAAGAAAAAGTCGCCTTCGAAGACGCCGCGCTCTCCATCATCGCTCGCGAAGCCGCGGGCAGCATGCGCGATGGAATGAGCCTGCTCGATCAGGTCCTCGCTTGGGTCGGCATCGACGGGGACAAACTCACGGCCGAAGGCGTCGCACGCGTCCTCGGTGTCGCCGACAGGTCCGTCTTGCATGGCCTCGCCGCGGCCCTCGTCGATGGCGATGCGCACGCCTGCCTGCGCACGATCCACGACCTCGCACAACAAGGCTACGACTTGCCCCACGTTGCGCGTGACTTCCTTGCGCACCTGCGTGACCTCGTCGTCGCGAAAGTCTCCAAGGACCCCGCAGGCATCCTCGATCTCGCCGACAGCGAAGCTACCGATGTCCTCGCTCTTGCAAAACGAGCCGATGCGGATGACCTGACGCGTTTGCACCAAGGCTTTTCCCGAAGCTTCGACGACATCATTCGCAGCGGCCAGCCTCGTGCCGCATTCGAGATGGTGCTCGTCAGGCTCGCTCGTCGCCCGCCGCTCTTGCCCGTCGACGAGCTGCTTCAACGCATCACCGCGCTCGAGGCAAGCTTGCTCAAAGGCGGTGGAGGCGGCGCAGCGCCTGCAGGCCCAGGTGGCGCGATGCCCCACCGTAACTCGGGCGGAGCCGCTCCGCCTCCCATGCGTCGCGCATCCGCTGATCCCGCGCCCGCTGCAACCTTCGCACCACCTGCGTCCGCAGCCGTGCCGCCATCAGCGCCCGTTGCGACGTTCACGGCTCCCTCGTTCGCCACTTCCTCTGCGCCGCAACCTGCTCCTCAGCGCCCCAGGACAAACCCTCCGCCTCCCAAGGCGACCAGTTTGCCCTCAAACGTTTCGGCAAACGTAGGTACGAACGCGCCGGCTCCGACAAACGGGAAAACCGCAGGCAACACGGACCTCGGCTTGTTCCGCGCCGTCCTCGACATCGTCCGTGACAAACGCCCCGCGCTCGCGTCCGTTCTCGAACACGCGGTGCTCCTGCATATCGGCCCCGACCGCCTCACGCTCGGTTTCGAAGGCGATACGTTTCTGTCCAAACAAGCGCAAGAACCACTCGCCCAAGAGATTCTGCGCAGTGCCCTCGCCACGCACTTCGGCGGCAGGCCCGACGTCACATTCGAATCCGTTGCTCCGATGAGTGGCCTTGCGACCATCGCTCAACTCGACAGCGCCGAGCGCAAGTCACGCCTCGAATCCGCTCGTCGCGCAATTGCCAATCATCCGCTCGTAACAGCGGCCATCGAGCTTCTCGGGGCAGAACTGCGCGACGTCCGTCTTGCCCAGGACGATGCGGCCGACATTGGCATGTCACGTTGA